A portion of the Diceros bicornis minor isolate mBicDic1 chromosome 20, mDicBic1.mat.cur, whole genome shotgun sequence genome contains these proteins:
- the LOC131418836 gene encoding LOW QUALITY PROTEIN: olfactory receptor 10H4-like (The sequence of the model RefSeq protein was modified relative to this genomic sequence to represent the inferred CDS: inserted 2 bases in 2 codons), which produces MPDSASLPAQNYSTVSEFILLGFSPFPQHLLPAFFLLFLQMCLFTLLGNLLIMATIGSECILHTPMYLFLCTLSISEILXTVAVTPHMLVDLLSTHHSITFVACVSQMFFSFMFGFTHSSLLMIMGYNRYVAICHSLRYNVLFCPRDCAHLVSWSYAGGTVMGMMVTLIVFHLTFCGSNVIHHFLCHVLSLLKLACGNETSSVTLGVILVCVTALMGCLFLIFLSYVFIVPDILRIPSAEGRHKTFSTCVSHHTVVAVHYGFASIICLKPKGPPSMDSNTLMATTYTVFTPFLSLIIFSLRNKELKNAIXKTFCRKFCPSAPDRQPRCRRGGPNLRCRASPHTGSLAWTHSSPGHESPFPGEKWSLYQHSYIQERVPWSLFAATRDEEICCPRERMLGVVGSQTPPDSAITDNATVNVLDHVPP; this is translated from the exons ATGCCGg ATTCAGCATCCTTGCCTGCTCAGAACTATAGCACAGTGTCTGAATTCATCCTCCTTGgcttctcccccttcccccagcatctccTGCCTGCCTTCTTCCTGCTGTTCCTGCAGATGTGCCTGTTCACACTGCTGGGGAACCTGCTCATCATGGCCACCATCGGGAGCGAGTGCATCCTCCACACACCCATGTATCTCTTCCTGTGCACCCTCTCCATCTCTGAGATTC TCACTGTTGCCGTCACCCCTCACATGCTGGTCGACCTGCTCTCCACCCATCACTCCATCACCTTTGTGGCCTGTGTCAGCCAGATGTTCTTCTCCTTCATGTTTGGCTTCACCCATTCCTCCCTGCTCATGATCATGGGCTACAACCGCTACGTGGCCATCTGCCACTCTCTGCGCTACAATGTGCTCTTTTGTCCCCGTGACTGTGCCCATCTTGTGTCCTGGTCCTATGCTGGTGGCACAGTCATGGGGATGATGGTGACATTGATAGTTTTTCACCTCACCTTCTGTGGGTCTAACGTGATCCATCATTTTCTCTGCCACGTGCTTTCCCTCTTGAAGTTGGCCTGTGGGAATGAGACATCCTCTGTCACCTTGGGTGTGATCCTGGTGTGTGTCACAGCTCTGATGGGCTGTTTATTCCTCATCTTCCTCTCCTATGTCTTCATCGTGCCTGACATCTTGAGGATCCCCTCAGCTGAGGGCAGGCACAAGACCTTCTCCACATGTGTGTCCCACCACACTGTGGTGGCCGTGCACTATGGTTTTGCCTCCATCATCTGCCTCAAGCCCAAGGGCCCTCCATCTATGGACAGTAACACTCTGATGGCCACCACCTATACAGTCTTCACCCCCTTTCTTAGCCTAATCATCTTCAGCCTCAGGAATAAGGAGCTGAAGAATGCCA AAAAAACCTTCTGCCGAAAATTCTGTCCCTCAGCTCCTGACAGACAGC CGCGCTGCAGGAGGGGCGGCCCCAACCTGCGCTGCAGGGCGTCCCCGCACACTGGCAGTCT TGCCTGGACCCACAGCAGTCCTGGTCACGAGAGTCCATTCCCAGGAGAGAAGTGGTCCCTGTACCAG CATTCGTACATTCAGGAGCGGGTACCCTGGAGCCTGTTTGCAGCCACGAGAGACGAAGAGATCTGCTGCCCGAGGGAGCGGATGCTGGGG GTAGTGGGGTCTCAGACTCCCCCCGACTCCGCCATCACAGACAATGCTACTGTGAACGTCCTTGATCACGTCCCTCCCTGA